In bacterium, one DNA window encodes the following:
- a CDS encoding protein kinase, whose protein sequence is MIGNILRYRYELIEKIGDGFLFSVFRARDRVQNRVIVVKLVRNPFYENAQLTEALRQAAFTTARLSNPAVARVYEIDEHEGMPFLITEYARGANLKERIRRVAPLSVPVAIDTAIGIAEGVDAGHRAGIVHADLCPQNVVVGMEGNIKVTDFGLSSVFTTVPEVRTAYLSRESAYLPPEVIKGESPSVVTDVFSLGIILYEMLTGDLPSSTGVTNATANNSERTLPSLRVLNPAVPSTVEEMVMKAADPSSESRYQTAAELLYDLKTVRDALRFGKPLTWSPKAASARSEMAEASIRSATAPPIVIPEVAPTLIEPVAQAPIEVVKEVKPVVNEKPNQSEPPQPVSDDRQRPTYQEIVYEDVGVPLWLKIIWGTLLATVILGVLFFVAVLFFNWTSPSEVAMPSLIGKNKEDAKKLLEGLKLTMVTVKTDFNDEYAPDTIYLTKPPAKKPIKAGAEVEVWVSGGSRFVGVPNIINQSEEEARKIIKGVDLQVAQQSKQEQNDTIPYGFVIRQNPEPGKKLEHGRLVELTISSGPRDEGVPVTTTDNGDKMRIFEINVKLPRGTDDIPVKIDVEDDNGLRTAWDGVRTPGEQMVQQVTGIGQNITIRVYVNNRLVKELPVTN, encoded by the coding sequence TTGATCGGCAACATATTACGGTATCGCTATGAACTGATAGAAAAGATAGGCGACGGGTTCTTATTCTCGGTGTTCCGTGCTCGGGATCGAGTACAGAACCGTGTCATCGTCGTCAAATTGGTGCGCAATCCCTTTTATGAGAATGCACAACTCACCGAAGCTCTTAGACAAGCTGCATTTACAACAGCTCGCCTGAGTAACCCTGCCGTAGCCCGTGTTTATGAGATTGATGAGCATGAAGGTATGCCGTTTCTCATAACGGAATACGCTCGCGGGGCAAACCTCAAAGAACGTATTCGACGCGTAGCTCCTCTTAGCGTGCCAGTGGCAATTGATACAGCAATTGGAATTGCCGAAGGGGTCGATGCAGGGCACAGGGCAGGTATCGTACATGCCGACCTTTGTCCTCAAAATGTTGTGGTCGGAATGGAAGGCAACATCAAAGTCACTGACTTTGGACTCTCCTCTGTCTTTACCACTGTTCCTGAGGTGCGAACTGCCTATTTATCCAGAGAAAGCGCATATCTACCACCGGAAGTGATTAAAGGCGAATCGCCGAGCGTAGTTACCGATGTTTTCTCACTCGGAATTATTCTTTATGAAATGCTCACGGGCGACCTTCCATCCAGTACAGGGGTAACAAACGCAACTGCCAATAATAGTGAGCGTACGTTGCCTTCGCTTAGAGTACTAAACCCCGCAGTGCCCTCTACTGTCGAAGAGATGGTCATGAAGGCTGCCGATCCTTCATCAGAATCACGTTATCAAACCGCAGCCGAGCTTTTATATGATTTAAAGACTGTAAGAGATGCCCTTCGATTTGGCAAACCGCTCACATGGTCACCCAAAGCAGCTAGCGCACGTTCAGAGATGGCTGAAGCTTCCATCCGCAGTGCAACAGCTCCACCAATTGTCATACCTGAAGTTGCGCCTACACTTATTGAGCCGGTTGCACAAGCTCCCATCGAAGTCGTGAAGGAAGTAAAGCCGGTAGTTAACGAAAAACCTAACCAAAGTGAACCTCCACAACCCGTTAGTGATGACAGACAAAGACCAACATATCAGGAAATCGTTTATGAAGATGTTGGGGTCCCTTTATGGTTAAAGATAATCTGGGGCACCCTTTTGGCGACGGTTATCCTTGGTGTGCTTTTCTTTGTAGCAGTACTCTTCTTCAATTGGACATCGCCAAGCGAAGTCGCAATGCCCTCTCTGATTGGCAAGAATAAAGAAGATGCTAAAAAGCTGCTTGAAGGGCTTAAGCTCACAATGGTGACTGTCAAAACAGATTTTAATGATGAATACGCACCTGACACGATTTATTTAACAAAACCGCCTGCAAAAAAACCGATCAAAGCAGGCGCTGAAGTCGAGGTTTGGGTGAGTGGTGGAAGCCGATTTGTCGGCGTCCCCAATATAATAAATCAATCTGAAGAAGAAGCTCGTAAGATAATAAAAGGGGTCGATTTACAAGTCGCTCAACAGTCTAAACAGGAACAAAACGATACGATTCCCTATGGTTTTGTTATCAGACAAAATCCCGAGCCAGGCAAAAAGCTGGAACATGGCAGACTGGTCGAGCTTACTATTAGCTCTGGACCAAGAGACGAGGGGGTTCCTGTCACAACAACTGATAACGGGGATAAAATGCGAATCTTCGAGATTAATGTCAAATTGCCTCGTGGAACAGATGATATTCCTGTGAAAATAGATGTTGAGGATGATAATGGGCTTAGAACGGCTTGGGATGGTGTTCGCACACCAGGCGAACAAATGGTGCAACAAGTCACAGGCATCGGTCAGAATATCACCATACGTGTCTATGTAAACAACCGACTGGTTAAGGAACTGCCGGTAACTAACTAA
- a CDS encoding PfkB family carbohydrate kinase, with the protein MKSLAPLLDDFKGKRVLVIGDLMLDEYIWGSASRISPEAPVMVVDADHETYVPGGAANVAHNVVALGGEATVVGVIGEDLAGAHLREKLRSLCIGTTGIVVDPGRHTTRKTRIVAHHQQVLRVDQERRDDVSEIVMAALFANVDALIEDADAVILSDYRKGCLSNGLISHVVKAAGKKPITANPKPLSACQYQGVTMLSLNRSETEALTSKALPDPEAVARNCASLPNELSVKAMLVTLGDLGMMLLCDSEPKFIPALRVDVYDTAGAGDTVIASSTLALASGASFFEAARFANLAGGCVVRKVGVETPSPEELITLAETSHYSLD; encoded by the coding sequence TTGAAAAGTTTGGCGCCTCTCCTAGACGATTTCAAAGGGAAACGGGTGCTTGTCATCGGCGATTTGATGCTGGATGAGTACATTTGGGGATCTGCTTCTCGGATCAGCCCGGAAGCGCCCGTCATGGTCGTTGATGCTGATCATGAGACCTACGTGCCTGGAGGGGCAGCCAACGTTGCCCATAATGTGGTAGCCTTAGGTGGAGAGGCTACGGTTGTGGGAGTGATTGGCGAGGATTTGGCCGGAGCGCATCTTCGCGAAAAGCTTCGTTCACTCTGCATCGGCACTACTGGTATCGTAGTTGACCCCGGTCGCCATACTACTCGTAAAACCCGAATTGTCGCTCATCATCAACAAGTGCTTCGAGTTGACCAGGAACGGCGAGATGATGTCAGTGAAATCGTTATGGCCGCCCTATTCGCTAATGTTGATGCATTAATAGAAGATGCAGACGCGGTTATTCTTTCGGACTACCGTAAAGGCTGTCTTAGTAATGGGTTGATAAGTCATGTGGTTAAGGCTGCGGGGAAAAAGCCAATCACGGCTAATCCCAAGCCACTCTCAGCTTGTCAGTACCAAGGCGTGACGATGCTTTCCCTTAATCGGTCCGAAACAGAGGCTTTGACCTCAAAGGCTCTGCCTGACCCTGAAGCCGTTGCTAGAAATTGCGCTTCTTTGCCTAATGAACTAAGTGTGAAGGCGATGCTGGTCACATTAGGTGACTTAGGGATGATGCTTTTATGTGATAGCGAACCGAAGTTCATTCCCGCGCTTCGAGTCGATGTTTACGATACTGCAGGCGCGGGAGATACGGTTATTGCCAGCTCGACTTTGGCTTTGGCTAGTGGAGCAAGCTTCTTTGAAGCCGCGCGATTTGCTAATCTCGCGGGAGGATGCGTTGTTCGTAAGGTTGGCGTTGAAACACCTAGTCCGGAAGAATTGATAACACTTGCTGAAACAAGTCATTATTCACTCGATTAA
- a CDS encoding shikimate kinase encodes MSKNIVLIGFMGTGKSAIAKRLASFLQWKSYDIDTIIEQEQSANIPEIFATLGEERFREIETEIISRLSHRTGVIISTGGGAPTIAENMLALKRNGIIVRLTASSETILKRAGDLKSRPMLANTPDPLARIKELLNEREPHYSKADITIDTDGKSLKEVIMMIVKAVEQT; translated from the coding sequence ATGAGCAAGAATATTGTTCTGATAGGCTTTATGGGGACGGGTAAAAGCGCCATTGCAAAGCGGTTAGCGAGTTTTTTGCAATGGAAGTCTTATGATATCGATACAATTATCGAGCAAGAACAAAGCGCGAACATTCCAGAAATTTTTGCGACACTCGGCGAGGAACGTTTTCGTGAGATTGAAACCGAAATTATTTCACGTCTCTCCCATAGAACTGGGGTGATTATTTCAACCGGTGGCGGAGCACCTACGATAGCGGAGAATATGCTGGCTCTCAAGCGAAATGGGATTATCGTAAGGCTGACAGCTTCTTCTGAGACGATTCTTAAACGCGCAGGCGATCTCAAATCTCGCCCCATGCTTGCCAATACTCCTGATCCTTTAGCCCGTATTAAAGAATTGTTAAATGAACGGGAACCCCATTATTCAAAGGCCGATATTACTATTGATACTGATGGAAAGAGCCTTAAAGAAGTCATAATGATGATCGTAAAGGCGGTTGAACAAACGTGA
- the aroB gene encoding 3-dehydroquinate synthase, with protein MRIKVDLKERSYSIEIESGLLKDAGIMLAPKCRGRAVILTHPILTDYYGDKLRLSLADQGIDTDIIQVQPGERSKRLQTAERIYRQLAQGKYDRNTLLITLGGGVVGDLGGFVASTYLRGISFIQIPTTLLAQVDASIGGKVGLDLPDGKNLVGAFYQPQMVIIDPSTLKTLPIRHLRSGLAEVIKYGLILDAELFNSVESVLDRLLTKEADMLSSVICECCRLKAQLVSEDERDISGSRARLNFGHTFGHAVEKALDYRLTLHGEAVAMGMVAAARLGIKLGVTPPTVEEEIRDLLNRAGLPVRLPKSLTVDAVLDAMRHDKKAETNKLNFVLLERIGASRLVLDVPEQAVRETAKELIEI; from the coding sequence GTGAGGATTAAAGTCGACCTTAAGGAACGAAGCTACTCTATCGAAATCGAAAGCGGGCTGTTAAAAGATGCCGGCATAATGCTTGCCCCCAAATGCCGTGGCCGCGCGGTTATTCTTACCCATCCAATCCTTACTGATTATTATGGCGACAAGCTTCGCCTATCTTTGGCCGACCAAGGGATAGATACCGATATTATTCAGGTTCAGCCCGGAGAACGCAGTAAGCGTTTGCAGACTGCTGAAAGAATTTATCGGCAGCTTGCTCAAGGGAAATATGACCGGAATACCCTTCTCATAACACTCGGCGGAGGAGTTGTAGGCGATTTAGGCGGGTTTGTTGCGTCAACTTACTTGCGTGGAATTAGCTTTATTCAGATCCCGACAACGCTTCTCGCTCAAGTCGATGCCTCGATTGGAGGTAAAGTCGGTTTGGACTTACCGGACGGGAAGAACCTGGTGGGGGCATTCTATCAACCCCAAATGGTTATCATCGATCCGAGCACATTAAAGACCTTGCCGATTCGTCACTTGAGGAGTGGACTGGCCGAAGTTATAAAATATGGTCTTATTCTAGACGCTGAACTGTTTAACAGTGTAGAATCTGTTCTAGATCGCTTACTGACCAAAGAAGCGGATATGCTAAGTTCAGTCATTTGCGAATGCTGCCGTTTAAAGGCACAACTCGTCAGTGAAGATGAGCGGGACATAAGTGGCAGTAGAGCGCGGCTCAATTTTGGTCATACATTCGGTCATGCGGTTGAGAAAGCGCTGGACTATCGTCTGACGCTGCATGGAGAAGCTGTAGCGATGGGGATGGTTGCTGCGGCACGATTGGGCATCAAACTAGGGGTAACTCCTCCAACAGTCGAAGAGGAGATAAGAGATTTACTAAATCGTGCAGGATTGCCGGTACGATTACCGAAATCATTAACGGTTGATGCAGTCCTAGATGCGATGCGTCACGATAAGAAAGCCGAAACGAACAAACTGAATTTCGTCCTATTAGAGCGCATCGGCGCTTCCCGACTTGTCCTAGATGTCCCTGAGCAAGCAGTCAGGGAAACAGCGAAAGAGTTGATTGAAATATGA